Part of the Solwaraspora sp. WMMA2065 genome is shown below.
AGGTGGACCCGGTGCCCGGCGGCGCGCAGCAACGGTGCCACGCGGGCCCAGGTGCTCGGGGTGCCGCCGGCGCCGTGCACCAGCACGATATCCATGATGGACTCATCCTTTCCGTAGGCGCGGGTCCAGGACCAGGTAGAACAGGTCGACCGCTGCGTTGACCAGCACGAACAGCAGTGCGATCGCCAGCGCGGCGCCCTGCACCACCGGGTAGTCGCGTTGCAGCACCGAGCTGACCAGCAGGTTGCCGACGCCGGGATAGGAGAAGACGGTCTCGGTGATCACCGAACCGCCGAGCAGCGAGCCGAATTGCAGACCGAGCACGGTCACGATGGGCAGGCCGGCGTTGCGCAGCACGTGGCGGCGCAGGATGGTCCGCTCCCGCAGCCCTTTCATCCGGGCGGTCCGCACGAAGTCGTCGCTGAGTACCTCCAGCACCGAGGCCCGCACGATCCGGGTGATGAAGCCGGCCATCGCCAGCGCGAGGGTGGTGGCCGGCAGGATCAGGTACTGCAGCCACGGCCCGACCAGCTCCGGCCGGTCCTGCAGGATCGCGTCGAGCAGCACGAAGTTGGTGGTGGGCTGGTAGTCGAGCTGGCTGGGCAGCCGACCGATCACCGGCATCCAGCGCAGCCACACCCCGAAGATCACGATGCTCAGTACGCCGAGGGCGAACCAGGGCAGCGAGAAGCTGACCGTGGCGATGGACCGGGTGGTCGTGTCGACCCAGGTGTCCTTGCGCAGCGCGGCGATCACCCCGGTGACGACCCCGATCAGGACGGCGATCAGCATCGCCGCGACGGTCAGCTCGATCGTCGCCGGTAGTGCCCCGCCGAGCAGGTCCAGCACGCTGTTGCCGCCGTAGAAGGAGCGCCCGAGATCGAGGCCGAGCAGGTCGCCGAGGTAGCGCAGGTACTGCTCCCAGATCGGCCGGTCCAGACCGAGCGCTTCGTTGATCCGGGCCTCGTTGGCCGAGATCTGCTCGGCGCTGAGCCCTTGGGTACCGCTGGCCGCGAGGGTGGACGACGGCGAGCCGGGTAGCTGGCGGATGGCCAGGAACACCAGGGAGGCCAGGACGA
Proteins encoded:
- a CDS encoding ABC transporter permease, with the translated sequence MMRLLRGRSLPMLTMRRLASVPVVLFVLASLVFLAIRQLPGSPSSTLAASGTQGLSAEQISANEARINEALGLDRPIWEQYLRYLGDLLGLDLGRSFYGGNSVLDLLGGALPATIELTVAAMLIAVLIGVVTGVIAALRKDTWVDTTTRSIATVSFSLPWFALGVLSIVIFGVWLRWMPVIGRLPSQLDYQPTTNFVLLDAILQDRPELVGPWLQYLILPATTLALAMAGFITRIVRASVLEVLSDDFVRTARMKGLRERTILRRHVLRNAGLPIVTVLGLQFGSLLGGSVITETVFSYPGVGNLLVSSVLQRDYPVVQGAALAIALLFVLVNAAVDLFYLVLDPRLRKG